The segment GATTTTATTTGTTTCATCTTAAAGTTTAGGAATAATATAGGTTAAATGTTATCCTTTTTATGAAACGCTATACTAATTAATTGTATGTTGTTTGTTTTCAATGAGTTATTATTCCTTTTGTTGCTGCAATTGTTTGTTTCTTTTAATTCTGTATTTAAGCACATTGATATATTGTAAAGCCATTTTATTTTCATAATCGGTATAAGATTTTGATGCCCATTCAACAGCAGCATTAAGATCACCATTAATTTCATTGATAATCGCCATATTATAACAAGCTCTGCCGGCTACTTTTCCTTTAGGGTTTGAAACTTCTTTATCCCAAAGTTCAGCTGCTCCATTCCAGTTACCTGTTTGTGCTCTTCGTTTTGCAATTTTAAAATTATTTGTTCCCGTAACATAATAGCGCCTGGAGACTCTTATTCTATAAGGAAGTATTCTTAATGCATAATTATGACCAATCTTATTACTTACCTGTATAACGGCATCTTTTCTTCCCATTATTGATTTAACAGCTTTTACCGGATTAATCCCTATACCTGTTGATACCACATTCTCATTTGTCAAACATTCATCCAGAATGAATTTGTTTATCGGATCATAAATTCTCCATCCGGTTTTTATTAAGGTAGCAATTGTTGCATGATGTTCAATAGCCGGAACTTTTATCCCCAAAGGGCCATCAATTTCAATTGGAACAGCCTTATAATCAATTTTTGCATCGGTATCATAAAATGATAATGCAAAGATGGCGTCTACATTGTTTTCATGACAAATTCGTTCAATTGTATTCCAGGAAAGCGCTGATGGAAAAATACCAAGTCCCGGACTCCTTACACCAACTTTATCAATTATTTTCACCTCAGAAAATCTATTATTATTTATTAGTTCATCAAATAGGCCAACAACAGATTCATGGGCTCCGTCTTTATCCAGATTTTTACCCTCTGCAGATAAAATTTTATCAAATTTGTCTATTTTTTTATTTTTTCCCGAAGGCAAACTCCTGTCAATAATACCAATTGTTTTAATGTTTGAAGGAACATATACCGGGGCTGGTTCTGTAACACTCATAGTTAATGAGTTCTTTGAACTACATGAGCATAAAATAATACTTATAAGTAATACCGATATTGCTGTTGAGCTATAATTTTTTCTCATAATAATCAAAGATTAATATTTTCCAATTTCAAAATCGTCAAAGTAGGTTACGGCATCTGCCTTGGTCCAAAAACCTGTTTTTCCGGCTTTTGGGAATGTAATATCCTGAACTGCTGTATAATTGTGCCAGCGCCTTATTGCCATTATCGTTTGTAACCTTCCAGTTAGTACCAACGGAGCCGGTATAGTATTGCGACCATCCGTCAGGTAGTTTATCAGTGGCATAGTTTTCAAAATCAAACTTGATGCTTGATGCCGGTTTTACCGTATCAGCAAATTGCGATTGTGCATTTATTTCCTGCATCTTCTCTTTTGAGATTTTGGAACTTGAATTGCCGCAGGCAACAGCCATTAGCATTAAGGCTATTGCGGATGTTAAAATTTTCATTGATGTTTTCATTTTCTTTCTTAATGAAACCGTAAGCGCCTAAGTTGTTATTGTATCTTCCTCAAAAATTCTTTCATGGCCTTCCAGTAACCCTCATTGCCTTCATTATCGCTCCACAATGCTTTGGAGCCATGAAAACCTGCTGTTTTTGGGATGTATCGTGTCTTAATATCTGATTTGATCACTTCAGCAAGTTCTGCAAGCGCCTGTGATTCTTTTTTGGAAGAGGTCAGAAAAACAGGTTTTTTCAAACCAGCAATCGCTTTTTGAAGATTGAGCTTTTTACCAAAATACTCACCCGGGCTAAAGGCAATGATTGCTGCAACTTTTTTATTTCCCTTTCCGATTTTTAGCGCTAAGGAAGCGGAGTAAGAACTGCCTAGCAGAATGATCTTTTTATCATAATTTTCAAATGCAAAGTTCACTACTGCAACAATATCTTGCTCAGCGTCTAAATAATCAGTGGGTAAGCGCTTATCGAGCGCCCGGAAATGGGTCTGATTTCTTACATCATTCACCTCTACACCCGATCGCAGGTCTGGTACCAGGCAATTATAGCCTATCCCGGTCAGCTTTTTTGCTGTTTCTTTATATTCCCCCCGGCTGTATTTTGCCTGATGGCATAGAACTATTGTATAGGATTTTTGGGGAATTCCTTTAGATACACTATAAAGGTCTGCAGTAATAAGCAAACCATCCAATGATTGGAATGTGAAGGTTTTCTGCGCTTTGACCAAATGACTGCACAAGAAAAAACCTACGATAAATAATATAGTTGTTTTGATAGTTTTCATAGTTTTAATTTTTTAATCAATTTTTACAAATTTACCCACCCAGCTTTCTTTGTTATTAAGGTGGATTTTAACAAAATAAATACCTTTGGTTAAGTTATGAGTTTTAATATTTATTTCATGTTGTCCGGTATCAAGCTTTTTACCCGATGACCATACCTCTTGTCCAAGATTATTCAATATTGATAATTTTACAATATAAGGTTTATTTAATGATAAGCTGACATTGATCACATTTTTTGTAGGATTTGGATAAACAGTGAGGGTTTTATTACCGGAAAATTCATCTATACCTACTGCAGAAAGGGTAATGAATTTACATATAGTATCATCTAAAAGTTCAAAACCACATATATTGCTAACAACCAAACAAACTTTATAAGTCCCATCTGAAGGATATATATGAGTAGGATTTTGGACAGTAGATGTATCCCCGTCACCAAAATCCCACGCCCAGGTGCCGGGAGCAGGAGTTGATGCATCTGTGAAGAAAATAGTGTCACCTGCACATCCTAATGTATAGGTAAAATCAGGCGATGAACCGGGTTTTACGGTAATTTCCCTTATAGTGGTGTCATTTCCGCAAGTAGTGTAAACGATCAAAGTAACAGTAAAACTCCCACTCGAGTCATAAGCGTAAGAGGGATTTGTCGTTGTGGAAGTGTTACCATCACCAAAATTCCATAATACATCGGCAGTATCAACAGGGAAGAAAAACGGCATCTCCAAAATCTGAAAATTAATATTCTCACCCGGGCATACGATTGAAGGCCATGCATTAATATAATGCCCCGCTGGGGCAGCATTGTAGGTTACTGTAATGGTTTCTACATGATAAGCAACATTTCCGCAGTTGTTGGTTACCTTTAAGACAACGGTATAGCTGCCTGTGTCAGTAAAAACATGTGTTGGATTTGCAAGTACGGAAGTGTCTCCGTCTCCAAAGTCCCAGAATGAATTGGTTGTGTCGGAGCTCCAGTTTTGAAAAAAGACAGGGGAACCCGGACAAACAACGGAAGAGGGAAAACAGAACGGATTTGTACAGAACCAAGCTGATGGGGCGGCATCGTTTACAACATACACGCAATTCACAATAGAATCTACTCCCCCACAGGAGCTTGTACCGATTAGCTTGACATCATATGTTCCGGTATTTGCAAATACATGGGTAGGTTCTTCTAAAGTAGATGTGTTACCATCACCAAAATCCCAGTAAAAGCTCGTAGCATAATTGCTGTTATTGATAAACCTGACTATGGTTCCGGGACAAATATTCGAAAAGATAGAACAGAAAGACCAGGGATTTGTCCAGAAGGAAACCCAAACGGGAGGAACAGAATCCCCCACGACAACGATAACTGTATCGGAATTGGAATTTCCACAATAGTTAGTTGCTGTAAAAACTACGGTATATGTTCCCGTATCGGTGAATGAATGTGCAGGGTCCTCCTGTAATGAGTTGCCGCCATCGTCAAAGTCCCAGAGAAAGCTCGTCAGATTGTTGCCGGAGCCGGAAAAGCTGACAACATCATCGGGACAGACAGGGTTGGGTGATGCCGAAGTGCTAACAAAAGGTATTAAGGAAGTATCTATAGTAA is part of the Cytophagales bacterium genome and harbors:
- a CDS encoding PKD domain-containing protein — translated: MKKSILQLVKTGIISSFLFAMVIRCLAQPVADFTYALTNGGCAPDSVVFTNTSTGANAYFWDFGDFGPNDTSTAVNPFHIYLWNGTFTVTLTAYDTLTGNSDQTIQILTINFTPWPGWAWFWANPNPVCPGDPMDFSTFMFPPPTSMLWDFDDGDSSTLFSPSHIYADTGIYNVTLIAGNSCGSDTVTSPVSVYDTAAIFASFWASLATACPGQPVEFSNFSSPTPASSLWLFGDGDSATTFNAYHAYADTGSYTVTLIVYSSCNSDTATTTVTIDTSLIPFVSTSASPNPVCPDDVVSFSGSGNNLTSFLWDFDDGGNSLQEDPAHSFTDTGTYTVVFTATNYCGNSNSDTVIVVVGDSVPPVWVSFWTNPWSFCSIFSNICPGTIVRFINNSNYATSFYWDFGDGNTSTLEEPTHVFANTGTYDVKLIGTSSCGGVDSIVNCVYVVNDAAPSAWFCTNPFCFPSSVVCPGSPVFFQNWSSDTTNSFWDFGDGDTSVLANPTHVFTDTGSYTVVLKVTNNCGNVAYHVETITVTYNAAPAGHYINAWPSIVCPGENINFQILEMPFFFPVDTADVLWNFGDGNTSTTTNPSYAYDSSGSFTVTLIVYTTCGNDTTIREITVKPGSSPDFTYTLGCAGDTIFFTDASTPAPGTWAWDFGDGDTSTVQNPTHIYPSDGTYKVCLVVSNICGFELLDDTICKFITLSAVGIDEFSGNKTLTVYPNPTKNVINVSLSLNKPYIVKLSILNNLGQEVWSSGKKLDTGQHEINIKTHNLTKGIYFVKIHLNNKESWVGKFVKID